Proteins from a genomic interval of Streptomyces sp. NBC_01445:
- the mrdA gene encoding penicillin-binding protein 2 has translation MTNIPETGRTPRVQIRLVILQILVLSLLLTLGGRLWYLQIRNGAEYAKEASGNHVQQVVSPAVRGSILDARGVPIADNETRLVVSASRTDLMKMPDDGKAVLAKLADVLGMTSKDVTEKVRLCDAKTPQPCWNGSPYQPIPITDEATPKQALQIRERSEDFPGITAEPEAVRRYAGPGGSNTAQVLGYLSPVTDAEIEKAKDTSSPYLRSDQVGRSGLERTYDKELRGKAGVTRYEVDNLGRVIGRAKSDEAEPGANVVTSIDARVQGVAERELNEAMKVARQQFDKITGENYKADSGAVVVMEAKTGRIVSMASAPSYDPNVWIGGISAKDYKQLTGKGSDYPLLNRAIQGQSAPGSTFKVISTAAAAEAGYKWDGDYPCTSSYSVGGQVFKNFEGENFGPISLGRALEVSCDTVFYGLADREWKKDGGINPKGTPKDYFYKAAHQFGLGKTTGIDLPNEVTGRVPDRQWKKAFWKANKDSWCKTGKKDGSYVEKIAYENCLEGNKMREGDSINYSIGQGDTLLTPIQEAMIYGALANGGTEYVPTIGKAIISADGKTVREIKPQVRAKLPITKATLKGMDDALAGVVTRGTAAWKFGGWPQDKIPLHAKTGTAEVYGKQTTSWLATYSKDYSVIMTISQAGTGSGASGEAVRKIYNALYGVAADGTIDKKKALLPEPEKNLPKIQRDGSIDAPTIKPYKPAEPSPSPEQELAAVIGTPVTGRRD, from the coding sequence AGATCCTGGTCCTGTCCCTCCTGCTCACCCTCGGCGGCCGCCTCTGGTACCTCCAGATCCGCAACGGCGCCGAGTACGCCAAGGAGGCCTCCGGCAACCACGTCCAGCAGGTCGTCAGCCCCGCAGTGCGCGGCTCGATCCTGGACGCCCGCGGTGTGCCGATCGCCGACAACGAGACCCGCCTGGTCGTCTCCGCGTCCCGCACGGACCTGATGAAGATGCCCGACGACGGCAAGGCCGTACTGGCCAAGCTCGCCGACGTGCTGGGGATGACGTCCAAGGACGTCACGGAGAAGGTCCGCCTCTGCGACGCCAAGACGCCGCAGCCCTGCTGGAACGGCTCGCCCTACCAGCCCATCCCGATCACGGACGAGGCCACGCCCAAGCAGGCCCTCCAGATCCGCGAGCGCTCCGAGGACTTCCCCGGCATCACCGCCGAGCCCGAGGCCGTACGCCGCTACGCGGGGCCGGGCGGCTCCAACACCGCGCAGGTCCTCGGCTATCTCTCGCCCGTCACCGACGCCGAGATCGAGAAGGCCAAGGACACCTCGTCGCCGTACCTGCGCTCCGACCAGGTCGGCCGCTCCGGCCTCGAGCGCACCTACGACAAGGAGCTGCGCGGCAAGGCCGGCGTCACCCGCTACGAGGTCGACAACCTCGGCCGCGTCATCGGGCGCGCCAAGAGCGACGAGGCCGAGCCCGGCGCCAACGTCGTCACCTCGATCGACGCCCGCGTGCAGGGCGTCGCCGAGCGCGAGCTCAACGAGGCGATGAAGGTGGCCCGCCAGCAGTTCGACAAGATCACCGGCGAGAACTACAAGGCCGACTCCGGCGCGGTCGTCGTCATGGAGGCCAAGACCGGCCGGATCGTCTCCATGGCGTCCGCACCGTCGTACGACCCGAACGTCTGGATCGGCGGCATCTCCGCCAAGGACTACAAGCAGCTCACCGGCAAGGGCTCCGACTACCCGCTGCTCAACAGGGCCATTCAGGGTCAGTCCGCGCCCGGTTCGACGTTCAAGGTGATCTCCACGGCCGCCGCCGCCGAAGCCGGCTACAAGTGGGACGGCGACTACCCCTGCACCAGCTCCTACTCGGTCGGCGGCCAGGTTTTCAAGAACTTCGAGGGGGAGAACTTCGGCCCCATCTCTCTCGGCCGCGCGCTGGAAGTCTCCTGCGACACCGTCTTCTACGGCCTCGCCGACCGGGAGTGGAAGAAGGACGGCGGCATCAACCCGAAGGGGACCCCCAAGGACTACTTCTACAAGGCCGCCCACCAGTTCGGCCTCGGCAAGACCACCGGCATCGACCTTCCCAACGAGGTCACGGGCCGCGTCCCCGACCGCCAGTGGAAGAAAGCCTTCTGGAAGGCCAACAAGGACAGCTGGTGCAAGACCGGCAAGAAGGACGGCAGCTACGTCGAGAAGATCGCCTACGAGAACTGCCTCGAGGGCAACAAGATGCGCGAGGGCGACTCGATCAACTACTCCATCGGCCAGGGCGACACTCTCCTCACGCCGATTCAGGAGGCCATGATCTACGGGGCCCTCGCCAACGGCGGCACCGAGTACGTCCCGACCATCGGCAAGGCGATCATCAGCGCCGACGGCAAGACGGTCAGGGAGATCAAGCCCCAGGTCAGGGCCAAGCTCCCGATCACCAAGGCGACCCTCAAGGGCATGGACGACGCCCTCGCCGGCGTCGTCACCCGCGGTACCGCCGCCTGGAAGTTCGGCGGCTGGCCCCAGGACAAGATCCCGCTGCACGCCAAGACCGGCACCGCCGAGGTCTACGGCAAGCAGACCACGTCATGGCTGGCCACGTACTCCAAGGACTACTCGGTCATCATGACGATCTCCCAGGCCGGTACGGGCTCCGGAGCCTCCGGTGAGGCCGTCCGCAAGATCTACAACGCGCTGTACGGCGTCGCCGCCGACGGCACGATCGACAAGAAGAAGGCCCTGCTGCCCGAGCCGGAGAAGAACCTGCCGAAAATCCAGCGGGACGGCTCGATCGACGCACCGACCATCAAGCCCTACAAGCCCGCCGAGCCGAGCCCGTCCCCCGAGCAGGAACTGGCGGCGGTCATCGGCACCCCGGTCACCGGAAGGCGGGACTGA
- the rodA gene encoding rod shape-determining protein RodA, whose translation MAGTNGFSVSGYGPERSTLARLMARDSVLRRLDWPILLSSLALSLIGSALVYSATRNRTVINQGDPYFFLFRHLMNTGIGLALMIGTIWLGHRTLRTAVPILYGASVFLMLLVLTPLGDTINGQRNWLSAGGVSLQPAEFAKITIILGMAMLLASRVDAGDKQYPDHRTVVQALGLAAVPMLVVLLMPDLGTIMVAAIIVLGVLLASGASNRWVFGLLGAGVLGAISVWRLHILDEYQINRFAAFANPALDPAGVGYNTNQARIAIGSGGLTGTGLFHGSQTTGQFVPEQQTDFVFTVAGEELGFAGAGLILLLLGVILWRACRIARETTELYGTIVAAGIIAWFAFQAFENVGMTLGIMPVAGLPLPFVSYGGSSMFAVWVAIGLLQSIRVQRPMSA comes from the coding sequence ATGGCTGGCACCAACGGCTTCTCCGTCTCCGGGTACGGCCCCGAGCGCTCCACCCTCGCCCGGCTCATGGCCAGGGACTCGGTGCTGCGCCGCCTCGACTGGCCGATCCTCCTGTCGTCGCTCGCCCTGTCCCTCATCGGCTCGGCGCTCGTCTACTCGGCGACCCGCAACCGCACCGTGATCAACCAGGGCGACCCGTACTTCTTCCTGTTCCGGCACCTCATGAACACCGGCATCGGCTTGGCCCTGATGATCGGCACGATCTGGCTCGGCCACCGCACCCTGCGCACGGCCGTGCCGATCCTCTACGGCGCCTCGGTCTTCCTGATGCTGCTGGTGCTGACCCCGCTCGGCGACACGATCAACGGACAGCGCAACTGGCTGTCCGCGGGCGGAGTGTCGCTCCAGCCCGCCGAGTTCGCCAAGATCACGATCATCCTGGGCATGGCGATGCTGCTGGCCTCACGGGTCGACGCGGGCGACAAGCAGTACCCCGACCACCGCACGGTAGTGCAGGCGCTGGGCCTCGCTGCCGTCCCGATGCTCGTCGTGCTGCTCATGCCCGACCTCGGCACGATCATGGTCGCGGCCATCATCGTGCTCGGTGTGCTGCTCGCCTCCGGCGCCTCCAACCGCTGGGTGTTCGGCCTGCTCGGCGCGGGTGTGCTCGGCGCGATCTCCGTCTGGCGGCTGCACATCCTCGACGAGTACCAGATCAACCGCTTCGCCGCGTTCGCCAACCCGGCGCTCGACCCGGCCGGCGTCGGCTACAACACCAACCAGGCCCGCATCGCGATCGGCTCGGGCGGCCTCACCGGCACCGGCCTCTTCCACGGCTCCCAGACCACCGGCCAGTTCGTCCCCGAGCAGCAGACCGACTTCGTCTTCACCGTCGCCGGCGAGGAACTCGGCTTCGCCGGAGCCGGGCTGATCCTGCTCCTGCTCGGTGTCATCCTGTGGCGCGCCTGCCGCATCGCCCGCGAGACGACCGAGCTCTACGGCACGATCGTCGCCGCCGGGATCATCGCCTGGTTCGCCTTCCAGGCCTTCGAGAACGTCGGCATGACGCTCGGCATCATGCCGGTGGCGGGCCTGCCCCTGCCGTTCGTGTCGTACGGAGGATCGTCCATGTTCGCCGTCTGGGTGGCGATCGGGCTGCTCCAGTCGATCCGCGTCCAAAGGCCCATGTCGGCGTAG
- a CDS encoding CYTH and CHAD domain-containing protein — protein MAETKREIERKYEAPVADEGFGLPDLSRVAGVFAVIDKGVVDLDAVYYDTADQRLAAAAITLRRRTGGADAGWHLKLPVSLAEGVRDEIRAPLSDDVPRDLTGLVRSRVREADLVPLMRLRSSRDVHDLTGADGALLAEVSVDGVRAERLTGGAGATSWTEIEVELADGGDPAFLGKVEKKLRKAGASRSASSSKLARALTETGIGPRPPRPADDPETPADHVLAYLRAQRDAIVDLDPAVRRDLPDSVHQMRVATRRLRSALRSYGKILDRAVTDPIGGELKWLAGELGLDRDQEVLTERLSAALDELPRELSTGPVRTRLRTWSRARRSGSRRHLIAVLDGKRYLALLAVLDALVDAPPLRAKQSKNALAKAVKKDFKRLAGRVDEALAEDSGPARDHALHDARKAAKRTRYAAEVAAPALGDRAKDVGKHAKAIQSLLGEHQDSVMAREALRDLAAQAHAAGESSFTYGLLYGREEALAERAEAELPPLWAKAVS, from the coding sequence ATGGCGGAGACGAAGCGAGAGATCGAGCGTAAGTACGAGGCGCCTGTGGCCGACGAAGGCTTCGGGCTGCCGGATCTGAGCCGTGTCGCCGGGGTCTTCGCCGTCATCGACAAAGGCGTCGTCGACCTCGACGCCGTCTACTACGACACGGCCGACCAGCGCCTCGCGGCCGCCGCGATCACCCTGCGGCGCCGCACCGGCGGCGCCGACGCGGGCTGGCACCTCAAGCTCCCCGTCTCCCTCGCCGAGGGCGTACGGGACGAGATCCGGGCCCCGCTCTCCGACGACGTGCCCCGCGACCTCACCGGCCTGGTGCGCTCCCGGGTGCGCGAGGCCGATCTCGTACCCCTGATGCGGCTGCGCTCCTCGCGCGACGTCCACGATCTCACCGGCGCCGACGGCGCGCTCCTCGCCGAGGTCAGCGTCGACGGCGTACGGGCCGAGCGGCTCACCGGCGGGGCCGGCGCCACCTCCTGGACCGAGATCGAGGTCGAGCTGGCGGACGGCGGCGACCCGGCGTTCCTCGGCAAGGTCGAGAAGAAGCTCCGCAAGGCCGGGGCGAGCCGCTCGGCCTCCTCGTCGAAGCTCGCGCGGGCCCTCACGGAGACCGGCATCGGCCCGCGCCCGCCCCGGCCCGCAGACGACCCCGAGACCCCCGCCGACCACGTCCTCGCCTACCTCAGGGCCCAGCGCGACGCGATCGTCGACCTCGACCCCGCCGTCCGGCGCGACCTGCCCGATTCGGTGCACCAGATGCGCGTAGCCACGCGCCGGCTGCGCAGCGCGCTGCGCTCGTACGGCAAGATCCTCGACCGGGCCGTGACGGATCCGATCGGCGGCGAGCTGAAGTGGCTCGCCGGTGAGCTCGGTCTCGACCGCGACCAGGAGGTCCTGACCGAGCGGCTGAGCGCGGCCCTCGACGAACTGCCGCGTGAGCTGTCCACCGGCCCCGTCCGCACCCGGCTGCGGACCTGGTCGCGGGCCAGGCGTTCCGGATCGCGCCGCCATCTGATCGCCGTACTCGACGGCAAGCGGTACCTCGCGCTCCTGGCCGTCCTCGACGCACTCGTCGACGCGCCCCCGCTGCGGGCCAAGCAGTCGAAGAACGCCCTGGCCAAGGCCGTGAAGAAGGACTTCAAGCGGCTCGCGGGACGTGTCGACGAGGCGCTCGCCGAGGATTCCGGCCCGGCGCGCGACCACGCCCTGCACGACGCCCGCAAGGCCGCCAAGCGCACCCGGTACGCGGCCGAGGTCGCCGCGCCCGCGCTCGGTGACCGGGCGAAGGACGTCGGCAAGCACGCGAAGGCGATCCAGTCCCTGCTCGGCGAGCACCAGGACAGCGTGATGGCGCGCGAGGCGCTGCGCGACCTGGCGGCGCAGGCCCACGCGGCGGGGGAGAGCTCCTTCACTTACGGGCTGCTGTACGGGCGCGAGGAGGCGCTCGCCGAGCGGGCCGAGGCGGAGCTGCCGCCGCTGTGGGCGAAGGCTGTCTCCTGA
- a CDS encoding TIGR03960 family B12-binding radical SAM protein, translating to MPAEAAESVFPQLEALLPHVQKPIQYVGGELNSTVKPWESSDVRWALMYPDAYEVGLPNQGVMILYEVLNEREGVLAERTYSVWPDMEALMREHKVPQFTVDSHRPLKAFDVFGLSFSTELGYTNMLTALDLAGIPLAAKDRTIDDPIVLAGGHAAFNPEPIAEFIDCAVIGDGEQAVLDMTEIIRAWKAEGCPGGREEVLFRLARTGGVYVPGFYDVEYLPDGRIGRVVPNRSGVPWRVSKHTVMDLDEWPYPKQPLVPLAETVHERMSVEIFRGCTRGCRFCQAGMITRPVRERSITGIGDMVEKGLKATGFEEVGLLSLSSADHSEIGDIAKGLADRYTEDKIGLSLPSTRVDAFNVDLANELTRNGRRSGLTFAPEGGSERMRKVINKMVSEEDLIRTVATAYGNGWRQVKLYFMVGLPTETDEDVLQIAEMAANVIAKGREVAGNDIRCTVSIGGFVPKPHTPFQWAPQLSSAETDARLEKLRDKIRGDKKYGRSIGFRYHDGKPGIVEGLLSRGDRRIGSVIRAVYEDGGRFDGWREHFSYDRWMACAEKTLPEFGVDVDWYTTRERTYEEVLPWDHLDSGLDKDWLWEDWQDSLDETEVEDCRWTPCFDCGVCPQMDTHIQVGPTGKKLLPLTVVK from the coding sequence ATGCCTGCCGAAGCCGCAGAGTCGGTTTTTCCACAGCTCGAAGCTTTGCTCCCGCATGTGCAGAAGCCGATCCAGTACGTGGGCGGTGAGCTCAATTCCACCGTCAAGCCGTGGGAGAGCTCCGACGTCCGCTGGGCGCTGATGTACCCGGACGCCTACGAGGTCGGGCTCCCGAACCAGGGCGTCATGATCCTCTACGAGGTGCTGAACGAGCGCGAGGGCGTCCTCGCCGAGCGCACCTACAGCGTGTGGCCGGACATGGAAGCGCTGATGCGCGAGCACAAGGTGCCGCAGTTCACCGTGGACTCGCACCGGCCGCTCAAGGCGTTCGACGTGTTCGGGCTCTCCTTCTCCACCGAGCTCGGCTACACGAACATGCTCACGGCCCTGGATCTCGCCGGCATCCCGCTGGCGGCCAAGGACCGCACGATCGACGACCCGATCGTCCTCGCGGGCGGCCACGCGGCCTTCAACCCCGAGCCGATCGCCGAGTTCATCGACTGCGCCGTCATCGGTGACGGCGAGCAGGCCGTCCTCGACATGACGGAGATCATCCGCGCCTGGAAGGCCGAGGGGTGCCCCGGCGGCCGCGAGGAGGTGCTGTTCCGCCTCGCGAGGACGGGCGGCGTCTATGTCCCCGGGTTCTACGACGTCGAGTACCTGCCGGACGGCCGCATCGGCCGCGTCGTGCCGAACAGGTCCGGCGTGCCGTGGCGCGTCAGCAAGCACACCGTCATGGACCTCGACGAGTGGCCGTACCCGAAGCAGCCCCTCGTCCCGCTCGCCGAGACCGTCCACGAGCGGATGTCCGTCGAGATCTTCCGCGGCTGCACCCGCGGCTGCCGTTTCTGCCAGGCCGGCATGATCACGCGACCCGTGCGGGAGCGAAGCATCACCGGCATCGGCGACATGGTCGAGAAGGGTCTCAAGGCGACCGGCTTCGAGGAGGTCGGCCTGCTCTCGCTCTCCTCCGCGGACCACTCCGAGATCGGTGACATCGCGAAAGGCCTCGCCGACCGGTACACCGAGGACAAGATCGGCCTGTCGCTGCCGTCGACCCGCGTGGACGCGTTCAATGTCGACCTGGCGAACGAGCTCACGCGCAACGGCCGCCGCTCCGGTCTGACCTTCGCCCCCGAGGGCGGCTCCGAGCGCATGCGCAAGGTCATCAACAAGATGGTCTCGGAAGAGGACCTCATCCGGACCGTCGCGACGGCGTACGGCAACGGCTGGCGCCAGGTGAAGCTGTACTTCATGGTCGGCCTGCCCACCGAGACCGACGAGGACGTCCTGCAGATCGCGGAGATGGCGGCGAACGTCATCGCCAAGGGCCGTGAGGTCGCGGGCAACGACATCCGCTGCACGGTCTCCATCGGCGGCTTCGTACCCAAGCCGCACACGCCGTTCCAGTGGGCCCCGCAGCTGTCGTCCGCCGAGACGGACGCCCGCCTGGAGAAGCTCCGCGACAAGATCCGCGGCGACAAGAAGTACGGCCGTTCCATCGGCTTCCGCTACCACGACGGCAAGCCCGGCATCGTCGAGGGCCTGCTCTCCCGCGGTGACCGCCGCATCGGCTCCGTCATCCGCGCGGTCTACGAGGACGGCGGCCGCTTCGACGGCTGGCGCGAGCACTTCAGCTACGACCGCTGGATGGCCTGCGCGGAGAAGACGCTGCCCGAGTTCGGCGTGGACGTCGACTGGTACACGACGCGTGAGCGCACGTACGAGGAGGTCCTGCCCTGGGACCACCTGGACTCGGGCCTCGACAAGGACTGGCTCTGGGAGGACTGGCAGGACTCGCTCGACGAGACCGAGGTCGAGGACTGCCGCTGGACTCCGTGCTTCGACTGTGGCGTGTGCCCGCAGATGGACACGCACATCCAGGTCGGCCCGACGGGCAAGAAGCTGCTGCCGCTGACCGTGGTCAAGTAG